CTGcccccaaaaccctagccaagATCACATGATTTTCCCATTTTGGTTTGTTCATGTTCATCCATCCCAGGACATGGGCTATGATGTCTGCAACATCCATAGCCCTTTATGCACCCCCAGCTTATGATATAAAGTGGAAAGACAAAGAAAGGTCTTTGATTTGGTCCCTTAATCGGGTTTCAAACAGTATCCCTGCCATTTTGGTTTAGGGTTAAAATAAGATACATGTAAGGTGACTTCCACCAACAATTAGACAATCATCTTATGTACTTTCGCAATTTGATGGCCATGGATCTTTGAGAGATTAAATATTATGTAGGCCCTCTGTTTAGGACTTTGGCCAGACCAATGCATTTTAGCTGAGAAAAAAATATGCCAACAGGTCACCTTCGTTGAACTTGACTAGTGCTGCAAATGGGGAACCTAGCTCAATGTGGCTTTAAAGTGAGACCCACAGCTTTAATTCTTGCTATTGCATAATTTCCAAGCGTCTTCTATATGTTATAGGTCCTGCATAAACTAAATATGAAATCTCTTTTGTAATGAGTGTCACTCACTTAATCAGTTGATTTATGTTAGAACGTATGGACTATATTTCACGTATCTTATTTTGATATATATGCTCAAAACTCATCGTGATtacatattttaattacttGGAGAGAAGACGGGAATTCGAATTTGGAACATCTTCCGATATTGGAAAGAGAAGTACCGTTGTACTAAGAGAATTAGTATTACAATTGCATTCATACAATGATGATATGAATCGAAATTACTAATAATCTAAACTCACAATGAAACAAGTACATATATTCCCTAGTGGTCATTGTCATTTTCCCTCACAATGATAAATTCATGATCCGCTGGTGACATAAGTTAATAACTCAGAAACATTTCACCATCCTcgaaatgtttttttttttttttttgggttggttaaaaacaaatttgaatcaATGTAAATAGATAGAGCAGGTTATGAACAGTAGCCGAAAATATCTGGCTACAGAGGAAGCCCAGCTTCTCAATAAACTTTTTGTCTGCTGTAAATAGAGCAATTCCCAGCGTAATATACACGTTGGCAGTAAACATTATTAAGTTTTCTGGGACCCAAACGTGCATTTGCACTCCTAGACCACGTGAGAAAGCATGGCTCACGCACACCTCATTATACCTCATTTCTGTAGGGTACCACGAACATATGAACAGTGCTGTGAGTCATAGCTCATGACCTTCttgataaaaaatttcttcttctgtggGGAGGAATAAGATGACTCTGCACTGCTCTTAATTTGTACAACACCAACCGTAGGATGATGCCCTTTGTAGATTTGGTCATATGAGCTAAATATCTTTACGTCAAAAAGTAAAGAATGAAGTGTTTTTGTGTGCGTCTAGGTAAAAGACATTCAATGAGTTGTGGTAAGCTCAATCGTCCGTATCTTTTTCCTAAACGTTGATATGTGTAGAACTTATGAGCGACTGGCTGTAGCAtcatttcaaaattatttccTTATAGTTCCGTTTGGTTCATAGAAAAGGAAATTTGAGGATGGAAAATCAATtactttctcatgtttggtaagttcaAGCATGAGAAATCATTGTCTGGCCCATGAAAAAGTAAGAGAGAAAGTGAAGCCATCCTCCcaatttggattttgttttcccttatcataagaaagtttgggaaaatgagctaatattaaataaacatttttcatgaccattttgtcttcattaacaatttagaattataatatatcattaaatgcattctttttttatttgatttaatatgagtataattgaaaatttatacaaaatttgttttccattcatactcaaaacaaacatgaaaaaggaaataaagtgatattttcCGATTATTTTCCCAGCACGTTGTAAAGAAATCTTCTATTTCTCATCCCTTAGCTACAGACAATATGTTTGGGATTAGTAATGGAGGTTAAATTACATTAAATGGTAGGTGAAAGAAAACTGGAACAAGCCTTAGAAActtatacaaataaaaaaacacttttACGGATACGAAAGAgctgtctttttttctttgtttttcatttttcatttttgggcAAGTATGAAGTGACTTTATCAAGATCACGCCAAACATGCACTAGTTTTGTTTGTGAAAGAGATGTGATGTTGGGATCCCAAGggggtgaagaagaagatagttCCTGTGAGGAGAACAGTGGACAAGAAAGAAACGGAGAGACACACACAAACTgtgctcttttcttttcccaacAAAGCATTGGCagcatatttatttggcagGCAAGACATTGTAATATAATGTTACTCCACTGGGTTCTGTTTTACTCTGTGAGTTTCCTGACAAgccagctttctctctctcatctttctctgtctctctctggtTTGTGTCTCTGCctccacagagagagagagagagagagagagagggggtgatgAGTGGTGATGAGGACTGAGGCTAATTTTGTACATTGTCATGCTGTACCCACGTGCACTTAGCTGCTTTCCTACCTGGGGTCTCCATCTTCACGTGCACAGTTTGCTTGCACACTTCATTGCCTGATGGGCCTCTCTCATTTATGGCCTTCTGcaattcttcttctctccctaTTCAATTTCGGGGCCCAATACTGTTTTAGCAGCAGAGGTCCTACACCCCTCCTCCTGCTTGCTCCAAAAACCCCaccttgcaagttgcaacgAAGCACAGAGAAAACATCAGTTCAAGATTCGACATCAAATTATTCTTTGCAGGGAAGATTGCCTCCCTTATACAAGAATGTGACCGACGAATCAATTGTTATATCGTCAGCACTATCTTGATTTAGTAGTATTTCTCTTCTTAatgttcaaaaaaattcactCGGCTTCAAGTGAATCAGCCCTGGCCAAAAATCCAACCGACACAATGCATATTTTACATCTTACCACTATAGTattgaaattgggttttattAAGATCCAGTCAGGTTTAAGTTTGTTATTACTtgatcattattattattattaatttatcatGTTGCATAATTGAAAGTATATGCTGCACTGCATGAATATGCATCATCATCTCCACATAAAAGCACCTTTGTTATCAAAACATAGACAAAGAAATGCACAGCAAATCCAAGTATCTCGGTACAATGACAATAATTGGAGTCTTCGATAATAACATGGTCTCTTTATTTGTTCTAAAAGTAAAACATGTGGTTTCTCACTGGCACTTCCTTCAGGCATAATAGGAATCTTCCACCCATCTGTAATCATTGAGAATCCAACCTCTGAACATCTACCAATTGGTAAAGATCACCTCGTCTTTGCTTCAGTAAGGGCAGGTTTGTCCTGCATAATTTCGAACAAACTTATTTTAAATACTTATATAAAGTATCGAAAAAATATTTCATCTATAAAtctaaggaaaaaaaaaaaaaaaaaaaaacttaggtTGGAAACCGTATCTCACCGTCTAAGCTCAAGAAGTGAATAATCAACCTCTGCTATGATTATTGCCTCTTCATGTTCTGTAGTTGCCAGTACTTCTCCAAACTGCCACATTTAATTCTTTTAGTGATACTCTGTATGCAAATAACTTGCAGTCGCAAAAGCTTCAACAAGTAGCTAAATGCTGAACCTTGTTTTAACTAAAAAGTAGAAAGGGAGAACTTGCCAATGAATGGATCTACTAAAGATCCAACGGATGCATGCTTTCTATAGCTAAAAGTAAGTATCCACTTACTGGTCCGACTAGGGTGGAGTGGCCCCATGCCACATAACCAGCTCCAGCATCTCGAGCAGGCGAACAAGTTGCCACATAGAGCTGACAACCCACAGAAAGCCATCCATGAGAAATCGTTGGAGTTAACACGGAAGATGATAATCAACACAGTAATTAGAATAAAATAGTGACTTGAGTCTATGCTTCTAGTGATGTAATCTTATCACAAAGTTCTGTTTGTATCGTGATACAAGCTCTGAGTTTCTTAACAAATGTAAACGAGGATGTGCATCTCATATAGGACATATGTTAACCACCTGGTTATCAACAGCCCTGCAGAAGACATAGCAAGGCAAATCTCAGTGAAAATCACTACATAAAGAATTGTggataaaaaattcaaaataatataaattatgcaatattttaattgataCCTCGCCCTCTGTAATAATTCCCAGTGCAACGGTCCAGTAGTCATGTTAAAAGCCCCAGGATAGCATATCAAGTGAGCACCTGATGTCAACAAATTAATACCGTTACCATTCAGTATTTCCAACTGCAGAAATTACAGTCCTTCACTTGAAAAGGAATAAACAATCGAGAGATAATTCCACTTGCTCTTCAATAACAAGTACATTAGTTAACATGTAAAGAAGAATCCTGTGCAGAGTATGCGTATTTGGAATTTATTAAATCTAAATAGTTGTGTATAACAATAAAGAATTATCATGATACTGAttacagaaagaaaaaccctTAATTTTATTAGTTTAGCAATGCCCAGAAACaatggaaacaaaaattaattgcATATGTCCAtggaaagtaaaagaaaaggcTAACCTCTTGCTCCATAAATCATTGCTAGTTCCTGAAACCTAATGTCATAACAGATACCTATGCCAATACGCCCAACTTCTGCACTAAGCATGTGATAGTTAGTATCCCATCCTTAATGAATGATAATAATTACTTTCAACCAAGGAATACGAGTTTGTGTAAACGAAATAACAAATGACATCACTTGACTTTGAccccaaccaaaaaagaaagttgtaATAGTCACTACTGCACAGACTGAGCATTATACCTGTGTCCACAATGGTAGGAGTCTGCCCTGCTGTAAGAGTCTTTGATTCAATAAAGGTAATCTTCCCAGGGATGTCAATATCAAATAGGTGTATCTGCAATTACATCCGGAATCAGTAAGAAGCAAAGACTGACAAATAATTTCCTTTGACAGGTAAGCATTAAATGTTCAAACCATCATGTGTCCCAAACGTGAAGGTTCGTTCAATCAAGGAAAAGTATCTCATttgcaaagaaaatgaagtgaGCAATTTTTCAGTCCAGACCATCCCAGGGCAGTAGGCCTCCTGTGTTGGGGCAGGCCCCATGCACAATAAACAGTCCAGATTTTGATTGATGCTATTCATTGAGCTAGATCCAGATAAGTCCAAGAGGCAGTCACACTCCTTGGGTGGGTCTGGTTGATACACTAGATGGTATTATCACTTACCCCGTTATGTTAGGCTTACAGCATTACCTTCCTATGTTTAGCTAACAGCTTCCCATCGGTGCCAAAGACACAAGAAGTATTGTACAACCGATCCCCAGAACGCTCTGCTATAGATCCACCAACAATGGTGATCTTCAGACGCTGAGAAACCTCAGACAGCATGGCTGTTGAAGGAGATGCATCGCCACCAGCATCAATATCCTCAGCATAAACCGGGAAGCTATCATTTGAATACGGACCATTCCAAATTTCCTGGCAAACAAAGAAGCAAACACAAATGGAGACCAAAGGGTTAGCGCTTTCAACTTGAAAGATGAGTTGATAAACACCATTTGGTCTGATTAGGTCGGCTTCTTaaaggttttttatttattttttaacttaaaaGGTGAGTTTATAAGCACCATTTGATCTGATTAGGACGGTTTCTTCAACATATTAATGTTCTTATATACCTCCACGCCTCCCTTTGATGTCAAACATCTCTGTTTAGTGGGTACAGTGAATAAAAACGACACCCAGTTTCATAACCGATAATAAGTTAAGTTATGAGGATGAAGTTCCCAGTCTATGCCATGGCATATGCTAATTTCATGTGGAAGCATGATAAGAAATACAGACCTCAAGCTATAATGTCCTATGGGCATCTAAAACTTGATTTATCTGAAAAACATCCGTATCCAACCATATTCTCCTTCTTAAAGAAGCAATGGGCAGGCTAATTATAATCCATAATCAACTTAAACCAGTAAGGTCAATGAGCACACAACAGAAAAACACACAAGGATAAGGATTTAGTAAGAGGGTGAATAGTAAAAAACTCACAGGGAGGAGAACAAGCTGGGCACCCTTTGCAGCAGCGTCCTCGATGGCCTTGCGGCCATGGGCAATGTTCCTCTCCTTATCAGCCGTCACCGCCAATTGGCACAGTCCAATCTTAAACTGCACCCACCCACataaaaaacccaattcaaatTCAACCTCCAATCTctaaacaatacaacaatacagaAAGACGTTAGATATAGCTTGCCTTGGTGACGGGAGGGGTGGGCAAGGGAAGGGCAGGCGGGACCCTGGATGCTTCGGGCTTGTAAGCGGAGGCCATTGTCGACGAGAAATTAGCTGTGTGGATTTTGGAGCTGCGGCTAAGACCGATCCTGCTGCTGCTGAGGGACTTGGCGGGTGCGATTGGGGCGAGGAAAGAGGATGGAGGAGAGAGGGGCTTTGGGTGCAGCCAAATGgagcgagagagagaagaggaggaagatgaAGCGCAGTGGTGAGGAGGAAGATTCTTGGAGCTGATCAGAGTGGATAGCGCTGCTTTCATTTCACTTTCACTTCCTTCTACTCTCTCTCGTCACTTCTTCACTTGATTTGGTCTTTGGGGCGTTAAAACGTTTTTTTCACTTCGccctaaaaaaagaaaaagaaaaaaaaaacgttttTCACCTTTTCTGACGTGTTTTGTTTAGAGTTTTAGATAGTTGGCGTTGCAAATTTTCAATTGGGCTTTACCTCGAGCTTCAGAATGACTTGGGCCATAATGATTGGGCTTTAGGAACAGAGGAATAAGATCCCATTGTGGAACGCATAGCACCCGATCACAACCTCACACTTTTCGAAATCCCAACCCAACCGACTCTGTCTCAAACGGTCATAAACTGTCACTCGCGCCTTCTTCCTCTATATCTTTGCACCCTCTCAAACAATCCCAGTTTTACAATTCAAAAGAAACCCTGTTTCCATTTCGCTCTCAAGCACCAAAGTATCAAACTTTGGTGCTTGAGGCCTTCAGATCGCTTTCCCTTTACGCGCCACTtgcaaaactcaaacaaaaaaaaggagaaaaaccTTTCACATTGAGTTGAGACTTTGAAGAATCGTAGAGTCTTGTAGAAAGATATAATTTACGCATGGCAGATCCAAGGGCTGTTGTACCATACCATGACCCATACGATAGCGGCCCGTATACCAAAATCATGAACTTGTTGAATGATTCTGAACATCCAAGAATTGATGAGAATAATATACCACCATTGGAGGGATCGCTCGCTTCCCCTAATCCAACTCCTATGTTTGACGAAGAAATTCAAGACGTTGATGAGCCTTTAATGGATCAGGCAATGTGGGATTTCATCTATGGTTCTGATAATGGAGGAGAGGGTATTAATTCACAAGCGGGTCCTTCGCAGATTTTCACAGAATCGAGCGGTACTAATCCCCCAAGAGGAGATGGCAATGAACAGAATCATGGTTTTGGCAATGTGAGGCCACTTTCAGTTTGGCCTCTGCCATCAGACCCCATTAACTGTACTTTTTGCCAAGTTTTTAGGGAAATAGTACACTTCAATAGTAAGTTTTGTGTTCTTTCTTGCATTAGTAGAATTAGTTTTGTgggttttattcaatttaagcGTTGATTACTGTACTAATTTCGCTTTTCATATTGGATGGAAGGCGACAACGTTATGAAACTTGAAATTCATGGAAGACTCGGTGTGATCTGTCACGCAATTCTTCAGAGTCGGCCCAATGCCAATGTGAATTCTTCTGTCAATCATCAATATCAAATGCTTGAGTAAGTTTTTGCACCCCCTTTTCATTGTAGATTAAAGGGTTGGCACCAAGGATTTGATTTgtgttattgttttttttttctttcttgaattAGTTTTTGCAAGACACCAGGGGAGGAGGTGAAGCAATTTCTGATGCAGTACTGCTTAGAAAGAAAGCTAGAGGGGTATATTATGCAGCAAGATCCATTGACATTCTTTTATGAGGCACTCTGCGTTGGAATGGATTGGGATGCCATTCTGAACCCCCCCGATGACTTCGATTTTCCACCATCTCCACCGGATTCAGGTTCGTGCATTCGATCTGCCTTGTGAACTTGTACGATCTAGGAAATTTTATGTTCAAACAAAGGGTTGagttatattttctattttatttatttattttaggaaCAGCAGGTGATATGGAACAACCTGCCGCAGTTCAACCAGAGGCTGCCGAGCATGAGATTGAGACGAATCCTAGGATTTCCCTTGCAGAACAGGTTGTTGCTAACCTTTTTCAATACAAAAAGCTCTTACATTTACCTACAATAATTAGATAAAACATTagtaaacatatatattttcttttgttaactTGGTCATTTGTTTCATGCTGGGGGAGTAGTGCAGAGGGAGAGAACAGCAAACATGACATTGGATGATCTTCGTGATTACGTCCATCTTCCCATCGAAAAAGCTGCTCGGAGATTGAATGTCTGCCCAACTGTAGTCAAAAGGATATGCCGCCGGAATGGATTACGTAGATGGCCTTCTAGAAAGGTTTGTCTtcctctatatatatttttctatgaagttttttgtttcttcatttttactacctattttgttttttgttttgttgttttatcACATGTGCAGATTACAAGCATTAATAGGCAAATTTCAAGGTTAAGACCAAGTTTAGATTCAGATGATGCAGAGACAAGGGTGCATGCTGAAGCTGAAATCTCTAGGCTTGAAAGAGAAATAGCTGAACTTGTCCCATAATGTGAATGAAGTACACATCCTGTCTCCCAAGTTTTGcaacatataaatttttaaagaaattatttattattattaaggAAATGTAATTTTCTCGAGACTGAAAGTAACTTGTACAGAAAATGACTATACATTTGCAGATATTTGACTTGTATTATAAGATTAATTATAGTGATCTTTGTTTTGTACTTAACCAactctttttcttaattagtCTATTGGTTCCCAATCCATTTTTCACATCAATATCCATGTAGAGCGGCCAGCTGGCTGTCTAGGAATTATCTCAATATAATGATTATATATAGACCCCAAAGGGATGGCCAAGTTCCCTCACTATAATGTGTAAGACGTAGTAACCTAAGATTAACCTTGAAGTGTTCGTAAATGGATGGAGATTCCTAAGAACTCCATGAAACATATCTTCAGTGAATTCGATCAATAAGATTATGGGAGGCAGTTGTTGCATTTTGAAGAAGAACATAGACATGGCCGGTGCTCACACACTGGTGTGTGTGAAACAAGTGAAGCAAGAGGAACCAGAAGAGTGGGATGAGAGCATGCCATTGCCTGGAGATATAATTGAAGGGTTTTATAATTCTGAGAGTAGTGATACTATTGCTGATGAGTTTTTTGTGCATACCAAAGCCAAGTCAGAGCTTACCTTACAGCTTGCTAAGTTCAGCCATGTTGAGGTCATTTGGGTCAAGGTGAGAAGGGGTGAGAGCACACTCAAGCTCCAGACCCGTGTCGTGGCTGAGAGGATTTCGATGCTTCAGAGAAGGTATACCATTAGAGCAGCTACAGATGACAGACATGTTGCAATTTTGGGGGACTTGACCTCAGACCAATGTTCTGAGCTTCAGGGTAGGTTTTTCTTGACAGATTTTTAATAGTAAAGATAGTGACGATCTCTTGATAGATATGTGACATGTTATGTTGTCATACTACGAATTAGAATCACACATTCTGTTTTGATCCCACACAGACAGCGGTTATGATTCATGGTCtaataacataacattttaGATTGTCTAACGTTAGACAATTAAGGAAGGTCCTCACAAATCAGACAATGAAAACTCTTATTCATCTGAAACCAGTGTGCCCTTGAGTGATCtgtgttttatttgattttgcagAATTGAGCAGGAGTTTGGTAAACGTGGAGTACAGAGGATATAACAAAAGGGGAGTTAAATATGACTGGAAGATGAAAGTTGGTAGCTATTTGCCTGACCAACGTTGCACAATTGTTAGCTCCATTTTGTTCATGCCACTGC
The window above is part of the Prunus dulcis chromosome 1, ALMONDv2, whole genome shotgun sequence genome. Proteins encoded here:
- the LOC117614083 gene encoding omega-amidase, chloroplastic isoform X3; this encodes MKAALSTLISSKNLPPHHCASSSSSSLSRSIWLHPKPLSPPSSFLAPIAPAKSLSSSRIGLSRSSKIHTANFSSTMASAYKPEASRVPPALPLPTPPVTKFKIGLCQLAVTADKERNIAHGRKAIEDAAAKGAQLVLLPIHLFDIDIPGKITFIESKTLTAGQTPTIVDTEVGRIGIGICYDIRFQELAMIYGARGAHLICYPGAFNMTTGPLHWELLQRARAVDNQLYVATCSPARDAGAGYVAWGHSTLVGPFGEVLATTEHEEAIIIAEVDYSLLELRRTNLPLLKQRRGDLYQLVDVQRLDSQ
- the LOC117614083 gene encoding omega-amidase, chloroplastic isoform X2, yielding MKAALSTLISSKNLPPHHCASSSSSSLSRSIWLHPKPLSPPSSFLAPIAPAKSLSSSRIGLSRSSKIHTANFSSTMASAYKPEASRVPPALPLPTPPVTKFKIGLCQLAVTADKERNIAHGRKAIEDAAAKGAQLVLLPEIWNGPYSNDSFPVYAEDIDAGGDASPSTAMLSEVSQRLKITIVGGSIAERSGDRLYNTSCVFGTDGKLLAKHRKIHLFDIDIPGKITFIESKTLTAGQTPTIVDTEVGRIGIGICYDIRFQELAMIYGARGAHLICYPGAFNMTTGPLHWELLQRARAVDNQLYVATCSPARDAGAGYVAWGHSTLVGPFGEVLATTEHEEAIIIAEVDYSLLELRRTNLPLLKQRRGDLYQLVDVQRLDSQ
- the LOC117614083 gene encoding omega-amidase, chloroplastic isoform X1; translated protein: MKAALSTLISSKNLPPHHCASSSSSSLSRSIWLHPKPLSPPSSFLAPIAPAKSLSSSRIGLSRSSKIHTANFSSTMASAYKPEASRVPPALPLPTPPVTKFKIGLCQLAVTADKERNIAHGRKAIEDAAAKGAQLVLLPEIWNGPYSNDSFPVYAEDIDAGGDASPSTAMLSEVSQRLKITIVGGSIAERSGDRLYNTSCVFGTDGKLLAKHRKIHLFDIDIPGKITFIESKTLTAGQTPTIVDTEVGRIGIGICYDIRFQELAMIYGARGAHLICYPGAFNMTTGPLHWELLQRARAVDNQLYVATCSPARDAGAGYVAWGHSTLVGPVSGYLLLAIESMHPLDL
- the LOC117614084 gene encoding uncharacterized protein LOC117614084, which produces MADPRAVVPYHDPYDSGPYTKIMNLLNDSEHPRIDENNIPPLEGSLASPNPTPMFDEEIQDVDEPLMDQAMWDFIYGSDNGGEGINSQAGPSQIFTESSGTNPPRGDGNEQNHGFGNVRPLSVWPLPSDPINCTFCQVFREIVHFNSDNVMKLEIHGRLGVICHAILQSRPNANVNSSVNHQYQMLDFCKTPGEEVKQFLMQYCLERKLEGYIMQQDPLTFFYEALCVGMDWDAILNPPDDFDFPPSPPDSGTAGDMEQPAAVQPEAAEHEIETNPRISLAEQRERTANMTLDDLRDYVHLPIEKAARRLNVCPTVVKRICRRNGLRRWPSRKITSINRQISRLRPSLDSDDAETRVHAEAEISRLEREIAELVP